The Aggregatilinea lenta genome includes a region encoding these proteins:
- a CDS encoding alpha/beta hydrolase family protein, which yields MTTRMRLVLRALLLAALVGPLLLGAAARSHAQDDAPSTPPNGAIESMELIHATDNSEYYRLTYWSDGLRIKAFIGWPKGNTRYPAIIYNHGGVWDGGRLVGREIVPLVESGYVAVASQYRGVGGSEGAEQFGWGEVNDVLALIPLLQAMPNVDPARIGMMGGSRGGMVTYMALKWEGTNWRDDIRAAVTIGGVADLFAWAKERPDVVNTIYLPLIGKTPNEAWDWYEMRSAVYWPSLIKTPLLILHGEADDQVSVDQSIKLYKAILAAGGDVTLTTVPGGDHGLTGESGGYGLALTYFNAIIGRDGMDHDFYRHIDQIGPVLEWFAQNPQ from the coding sequence ATGACGACACGGATGCGGTTGGTTTTGCGTGCACTACTTCTCGCGGCGCTGGTGGGGCCGCTGCTGTTGGGCGCAGCGGCGCGGTCCCACGCCCAGGACGACGCGCCGTCCACGCCGCCCAACGGTGCGATCGAGAGCATGGAGCTGATCCACGCGACCGATAACTCGGAATATTATCGCCTGACGTATTGGAGCGACGGCCTGCGTATCAAGGCGTTCATCGGCTGGCCGAAGGGCAACACGCGGTATCCCGCCATCATCTACAACCACGGCGGTGTATGGGACGGCGGCAGGCTGGTAGGCCGCGAGATCGTGCCGCTGGTCGAGAGCGGCTATGTGGCCGTGGCGTCGCAGTATCGCGGTGTGGGCGGCAGCGAGGGCGCGGAACAGTTCGGTTGGGGCGAGGTCAACGATGTGCTGGCATTGATCCCGCTGCTGCAAGCCATGCCCAACGTCGATCCGGCCCGCATCGGCATGATGGGCGGGTCGCGCGGGGGCATGGTGACCTACATGGCGCTCAAGTGGGAAGGGACCAACTGGCGCGACGACATCCGGGCGGCGGTGACCATCGGCGGGGTGGCGGACCTGTTCGCCTGGGCCAAAGAGCGCCCTGACGTGGTGAACACGATCTACCTGCCGCTGATCGGCAAAACGCCGAATGAGGCGTGGGACTGGTACGAAATGCGCTCGGCGGTGTACTGGCCGTCGCTGATCAAGACGCCGCTGCTGATTTTGCACGGCGAGGCGGACGATCAGGTGTCGGTGGACCAGTCGATCAAGCTGTACAAAGCGATCCTGGCGGCAGGCGGTGACGTCACGCTGACCACGGTCCCCGGCGGCGATCACGGCCTCACGGGGGAGTCGGGCGGTTATGGGCTGGCGCTCACCTATTTCAACGCGATCATTGGCCGCGACGGCATGGATCACGACTTCTACCGCCACATCGACCAGATCGGGCCGGTGTTGGAGTGGTTCGCGCAGAATCCGCAGTAG
- a CDS encoding cold-shock protein, whose translation MSDRVTGVVKWFNADKGYGFIAQDQGPDVFVHHSAIRAEGFRSLNEGDRVEFTVTQGQKGPQASDVVRVK comes from the coding sequence ATGTCAGACCGTGTCACAGGCGTCGTCAAGTGGTTTAACGCCGACAAGGGGTACGGGTTCATCGCCCAGGACCAAGGCCCGGATGTTTTTGTCCATCACAGCGCGATTCGCGCCGAAGGGTTCCGCAGCTTGAATGAGGGTGATCGGGTCGAGTTCACCGTGACCCAGGGCCAGAAAGGCCCCCAGGCGAGCGACGTCGTCCGCGTCAAATAA
- a CDS encoding ABC transporter substrate-binding protein produces MPRTFRYASLTLLVIAMLAAAVISPITTAKAQDFEPMKQEAESCDYAAGAYGLKSIEAIDELTVKFTLCQSDPAFPTKAAFSAFPINSSDYLEQTGGGGDLVDQPIGTGPYVLDTWTRGDSLTLQAYDGYWGEAPKEPTLVFRWNSEGAARLNELQAGTVDGIDNPSPDDFAAIRENSDLTLYDRPPLNIFYIGYNNTVEPFTDVRVREALAMGIDRQRLVDNFYPAGSIVATQFMPPSIFGYTPEVSWYNFDPEAARALLADAGYPDGFEIELSYRDVVRPYLPEPGRVAEDLQAQLSENLGVTVNINVMESGAFIDAANAGELPFYLLGWNADYPDATNFLDYHFGSGATPQFGDKFPEITEPLAAAGQLSDPQARLELYVQANQAIKDLVPMIPVAHGASATAFRSAITGAHASPLGNEYFAVVENPDADQLVWMQNAEPIGLYCADETDGESLRACEQISEALLSYEVGGTAVQPGLAVSYEGNDDATEWTFHLREGVTFHDGSTLDANDVVLSYVVQWDASNPLHVGRVGDFAYFNALFGSFLNAPAAE; encoded by the coding sequence ATGCCACGCACATTTAGATATGCCAGCCTCACCCTGTTGGTTATCGCGATGCTCGCCGCTGCTGTGATTTCCCCCATCACGACGGCGAAGGCCCAAGACTTTGAGCCGATGAAGCAGGAAGCGGAAAGCTGCGATTATGCTGCTGGTGCATACGGCCTCAAGTCGATTGAAGCGATCGATGAGCTGACCGTCAAGTTTACCCTGTGCCAGTCCGATCCGGCGTTCCCGACGAAAGCTGCCTTCTCCGCCTTCCCGATCAACAGCTCGGACTACCTGGAGCAGACCGGCGGCGGTGGCGATTTGGTCGACCAGCCGATTGGCACCGGCCCGTACGTGCTCGATACCTGGACCCGTGGCGACAGCCTGACCCTGCAGGCCTACGACGGCTACTGGGGCGAAGCGCCCAAGGAACCGACCCTGGTCTTCCGTTGGAACTCTGAAGGCGCCGCGCGCCTGAACGAACTCCAGGCGGGCACGGTGGATGGCATCGACAACCCCAGCCCCGATGACTTCGCGGCCATTCGTGAAAATTCAGACCTGACTCTCTACGACCGCCCGCCGCTGAATATCTTCTACATCGGCTACAACAACACCGTGGAACCGTTCACCGACGTGCGCGTGCGCGAGGCCCTTGCGATGGGCATCGACCGCCAGCGTCTGGTCGACAACTTCTACCCGGCTGGCTCGATCGTGGCGACCCAGTTCATGCCGCCTTCCATCTTCGGCTACACGCCGGAAGTCTCCTGGTACAACTTCGATCCTGAAGCTGCGCGGGCCTTGCTGGCTGACGCGGGCTACCCGGATGGGTTCGAAATCGAACTGTCCTATCGCGACGTCGTCCGTCCGTACCTGCCCGAGCCGGGCCGCGTGGCGGAAGACCTGCAGGCGCAGCTCTCTGAGAACCTGGGCGTCACCGTGAACATCAACGTGATGGAATCCGGTGCGTTCATCGACGCCGCTAACGCGGGCGAGCTGCCGTTCTACCTGCTGGGATGGAACGCCGACTATCCTGACGCGACGAACTTCCTGGACTACCACTTCGGTTCCGGCGCGACCCCGCAGTTCGGTGACAAGTTCCCCGAAATCACCGAGCCGCTCGCGGCAGCCGGTCAGTTGAGCGACCCGCAGGCCCGTCTGGAGCTGTACGTCCAGGCCAACCAGGCGATCAAGGACCTCGTTCCGATGATCCCGGTGGCGCACGGCGCCTCGGCGACCGCGTTCCGTTCGGCCATCACCGGCGCGCACGCCAGCCCGCTGGGCAACGAATACTTCGCCGTGGTGGAAAACCCGGATGCCGACCAGCTGGTCTGGATGCAGAACGCCGAACCGATCGGCCTGTACTGCGCGGACGAGACCGACGGCGAATCGCTGCGTGCCTGCGAGCAGATCAGCGAAGCACTGCTGTCCTACGAAGTGGGCGGCACGGCAGTTCAGCCGGGTCTGGCCGTGAGCTACGAAGGCAATGACGACGCGACTGAGTGGACCTTCCACCTGCGCGAGGGCGTCACCTTCCACGATGGCTCGACGCTGGACGCCAACGACGTGGTCCTGTCCTACGTGGTCCAGTGGGATGCTTCCAACCCGCTGCACGTGGGTCGCGTGGGCGACTTCGCCTACTTCAACGCGCTGTTCGGTTCGTTCCTGAACGCACCGGCTGCCGAGTAG
- a CDS encoding ABC transporter permease: MVGYLARRLALSIPVLLGILFVTFSLARLLPGDPCRSALGERATPQICDAFNERYGLNDPIPEQFRIYIRDVLHGDLGSSIKFGRPVNELLVERLPVTVELSFYAMMFAILVGVPLGVVSAYYHNSGIDVGTMIGANVGVSMPVFWLGLMLSYLFGVVLKDTPLWLPPSGRLSAGLAIEPFYQAWGIHVSDTSSFTVPGFIANINTLNALLVGDWHAFGDALQHMILPAVALGTIPMSLIARMTRSSLLEVLGLNYVRTARAKGVHEVGVVMRHGLRNAMLPVVTIIGLSLGSLLSGAVLTETIFGLSGVGRVLYDAITGRDYTVVQAFTLIIAVIFVFINLVVDTLYAYLDPRIRLE, encoded by the coding sequence ATGGTAGGTTATCTGGCCCGGCGCCTGGCCCTCTCAATTCCGGTCTTGTTGGGCATCTTGTTCGTTACCTTCAGCCTGGCGCGGCTGCTGCCCGGCGATCCGTGCCGGTCGGCACTGGGCGAGCGCGCCACACCGCAGATTTGCGATGCGTTCAACGAGCGCTATGGCCTGAACGACCCGATCCCGGAGCAGTTCCGCATCTACATCCGTGACGTGCTGCACGGTGATCTGGGCAGCTCGATCAAGTTTGGCCGCCCGGTGAACGAGCTGCTCGTCGAGCGGCTGCCGGTCACGGTCGAGCTGTCGTTTTACGCGATGATGTTCGCGATCCTTGTTGGGGTTCCCCTGGGCGTCGTCTCGGCCTACTATCACAACTCCGGCATCGACGTAGGTACGATGATCGGCGCGAACGTCGGCGTCTCGATGCCGGTCTTCTGGCTGGGACTGATGCTGTCGTATCTGTTTGGTGTGGTGCTCAAAGACACTCCGTTGTGGCTGCCGCCCAGCGGACGTCTGAGCGCAGGGCTGGCGATCGAGCCGTTTTATCAGGCATGGGGCATTCACGTTTCCGACACGTCCTCGTTCACAGTCCCGGGCTTCATCGCCAACATCAACACGCTCAACGCGCTGTTGGTCGGCGACTGGCACGCGTTCGGCGACGCGCTCCAGCACATGATTCTGCCCGCCGTGGCGCTGGGCACGATCCCCATGTCGTTGATCGCGCGCATGACGCGCTCCAGCCTGCTTGAAGTGCTGGGCCTGAACTATGTACGCACGGCGCGTGCCAAGGGCGTGCACGAGGTCGGCGTGGTGATGCGCCACGGGCTGCGCAACGCGATGCTGCCGGTCGTGACCATCATCGGGCTGTCGCTTGGCTCGCTGCTAAGCGGCGCGGTACTCACCGAGACGATCTTTGGGCTGTCGGGCGTGGGGCGTGTGCTGTACGATGCCATCACAGGCCGCGATTACACCGTGGTGCAGGCGTTCACGCTGATCATCGCGGTGATCTTTGTGTTTATCAACCTGGTCGTCGATACGCTGTATGCCTATCTCGACCCTCGCATTCGACTCGAGTAA
- a CDS encoding ABC transporter permease subunit gives MQQTDSVPPNLDLAHPDIVVVSRPSKSLWRETLERLLRKPSAIVGLSILSFLIVVAVFAPLIATHDPLAVLLDTPEEGVVKRMSPCIHLLGCPTAGDELVRVSMDAPIDVSALSATSALMLTASGTTVDIWNADSGKPVANFELENPVTAVSWSPNDQKILAATTNGDIVVWDMNTRSLNRTLEHEGGATYIAWNADGTRFLSADDHTVRLWDALSWNQVAAIDLDGERIASAWNTNGTLVMTASGSTVKLWNAFTGTEVTTLEHDAPLTSAVFNKASTSILSTSSNTLHIWNANSYTEDRVIEYDGDLSYGAWSEDLSRGVIRVMATSGDTVVVWNARTGDLLLELPHGEPVVSVASSPLATRIMTQGEHQIRVWDATNGENILTFDRDEPVTKAAWESTGGAVLVTAGDQLSAVKTSDKQYLMGIDGNVRDQFSRVVYGARLSLMVGITTVTFAVIIGVFTGAVAGYLGGWPDNIIMRVMDVVLAFPSLILAIAVVTVLGPGLINALLAISIVSIPAYARVARSGVLAVKEEDYVMADRVLGVAPVRILFRRILPNALAPLIVQATLGIGTAILDAAALSFLGLGAQPPTPEWGAMLGAERNQIFTAPHLVFYPGIAIMITVLAFNLLGDGLRDALDPRLDR, from the coding sequence ATGCAACAAACAGACTCCGTACCTCCTAACTTAGATCTTGCGCATCCCGACATCGTGGTGGTGTCGCGCCCATCCAAAAGCCTGTGGCGCGAGACGCTTGAGCGGCTGCTGCGTAAGCCGTCGGCCATCGTCGGACTGTCGATTCTGAGCTTTCTGATCGTGGTCGCCGTGTTTGCGCCCCTGATCGCCACGCACGATCCGCTGGCCGTGCTGCTCGACACGCCGGAAGAGGGCGTCGTCAAGCGTATGTCGCCGTGCATCCACCTGCTCGGCTGCCCCACCGCCGGGGACGAGCTGGTGCGCGTGAGCATGGATGCGCCCATCGACGTGAGTGCGCTCAGCGCCACCAGCGCGCTGATGCTGACGGCCAGTGGCACGACGGTGGACATCTGGAACGCCGATAGTGGTAAGCCGGTGGCGAATTTCGAGCTGGAGAACCCCGTAACGGCGGTAAGCTGGAGTCCCAACGACCAGAAGATCCTCGCCGCGACCACTAACGGCGACATTGTCGTGTGGGACATGAACACGCGCTCGCTGAATCGCACGCTGGAGCACGAGGGCGGCGCGACGTACATCGCGTGGAACGCCGATGGCACGCGCTTCCTCAGCGCGGACGATCACACCGTGCGCCTGTGGGATGCGCTGTCGTGGAATCAAGTTGCGGCCATTGACCTGGACGGCGAGCGCATCGCGTCGGCGTGGAACACCAACGGCACGCTGGTCATGACGGCCAGCGGCAGCACGGTCAAGCTGTGGAACGCCTTCACCGGCACGGAAGTGACGACGCTGGAGCACGACGCGCCGCTGACGAGCGCCGTGTTCAACAAGGCGAGCACCAGCATCCTGAGCACCAGCAGCAATACGCTGCACATCTGGAACGCGAATTCGTACACCGAAGACCGCGTGATCGAGTACGACGGCGATCTGTCGTACGGCGCGTGGAGTGAGGATCTGTCGCGCGGGGTTATCCGCGTGATGGCCACCAGCGGCGATACCGTCGTAGTGTGGAACGCGCGCACGGGCGATCTGCTGCTGGAACTGCCGCACGGCGAGCCGGTGGTGAGCGTCGCCAGCAGCCCGCTCGCCACGCGCATCATGACCCAGGGCGAGCACCAGATCCGTGTGTGGGACGCGACCAACGGCGAGAACATCCTCACCTTTGATCGCGACGAGCCGGTGACCAAAGCCGCCTGGGAAAGCACGGGTGGCGCGGTGCTGGTGACCGCCGGAGATCAGCTCTCGGCGGTGAAGACGAGCGACAAGCAGTATCTGATGGGCATCGACGGCAACGTGCGCGACCAGTTCAGCCGCGTGGTGTACGGCGCACGGTTGTCGCTGATGGTCGGCATCACGACCGTAACCTTTGCCGTGATCATCGGCGTGTTCACGGGCGCGGTGGCCGGATACCTGGGCGGCTGGCCGGACAACATCATCATGCGCGTCATGGACGTGGTGCTGGCCTTCCCCTCGCTGATCCTGGCGATCGCAGTGGTGACGGTGCTTGGTCCCGGTCTGATCAACGCGCTGCTGGCGATCTCGATCGTGTCCATCCCCGCCTATGCGCGCGTGGCGCGGTCCGGCGTGCTGGCCGTCAAGGAAGAAGACTACGTGATGGCCGACCGCGTGCTGGGCGTTGCGCCGGTGCGCATCCTGTTCCGGCGGATTCTGCCCAACGCGCTCGCTCCGCTGATCGTGCAGGCCACGCTGGGCATCGGCACGGCCATCCTCGACGCGGCGGCGCTGTCGTTCCTGGGCCTGGGCGCGCAGCCGCCGACGCCGGAGTGGGGCGCAATGCTCGGCGCGGAGCGCAACCAGATCTTCACCGCGCCGCATCTGGTATTTTATCCCGGTATCGCCATTATGATCACGGTCCTGGCGTTCAACCTGTTGGGCGACGGCCTGCGGGACGCGCTCGACCCGCGCCTGGACCGCTGA
- a CDS encoding ABC transporter ATP-binding protein gives MSEQQNGNTHKETSSEPPLLEVRDLRTYFFTREGTVKAVDGVSFEVQRGEIRGIVGESGCGKSMTALSILRLVDKPGKIVSGEVCFKGEDLLKKSSREMTEVRGEQISMIFQEPKSSLNPVFRVGTQLVEVLKVHNVAKRKANERRAVELLREVGIPDPERRVSNYPHEMSGGMAQRVMIAMGMALAPDLLIADEPTTALDVTIQAQVLDLIRRLRDEHGMAVMLITHDMGVVAEMADIVTVMYAGTAVEEAATEPLFDAPLHPYTQGLIASIPVMGQIKERLDVIPGMVPNLIDMPPGCRFAPRCRARVEHGLTRCEVEEPHMIEARPGHYVRCWLYEDGGENNA, from the coding sequence ATGAGCGAACAGCAGAACGGCAACACTCACAAGGAAACGTCTTCTGAGCCTCCCTTGTTGGAGGTCCGGGATCTACGCACGTACTTTTTCACCCGCGAAGGCACGGTCAAAGCCGTGGATGGGGTGAGCTTCGAGGTGCAGCGCGGCGAGATTCGCGGCATCGTCGGCGAATCCGGCTGCGGTAAGAGCATGACCGCGCTCTCGATCCTGCGGCTGGTCGATAAGCCGGGCAAGATCGTTTCCGGCGAGGTATGCTTCAAGGGCGAAGACCTGCTCAAAAAATCATCGCGGGAAATGACTGAGGTGCGTGGCGAGCAGATCAGCATGATCTTTCAGGAGCCGAAGTCGTCGCTGAACCCGGTGTTCCGGGTGGGCACGCAGCTCGTGGAAGTGCTCAAGGTCCATAACGTCGCTAAGCGCAAAGCCAACGAGCGGCGCGCGGTCGAGCTGCTGCGCGAGGTCGGCATCCCCGACCCGGAGCGGCGCGTGAGCAACTACCCGCACGAGATGTCGGGCGGCATGGCGCAGCGCGTGATGATCGCAATGGGCATGGCGCTCGCGCCGGATCTGCTCATCGCGGACGAGCCGACCACCGCGCTCGACGTGACGATCCAGGCGCAGGTGCTGGACCTGATCCGCCGCCTGCGTGACGAGCACGGTATGGCGGTTATGCTCATCACGCACGACATGGGCGTCGTGGCGGAAATGGCCGACATCGTGACCGTGATGTACGCCGGGACTGCCGTCGAAGAGGCGGCGACCGAGCCGCTGTTCGACGCGCCGCTGCACCCCTACACTCAGGGGTTGATCGCGTCGATCCCGGTGATGGGCCAGATCAAGGAGCGGCTGGACGTGATCCCCGGCATGGTCCCCAACCTGATCGACATGCCGCCGGGCTGCCGCTTCGCGCCGCGCTGCCGCGCCCGCGTCGAGCACGGCCTGACGCGCTGCGAGGTCGAGGAGCCGCACATGATCGAGGCCCGGCCTGGGCACTACGTCCGGTGCTGGCTGTATGAAGACGGAGGCGAGAATAACGCATGA
- a CDS encoding ABC transporter ATP-binding protein, with protein sequence MSEPQNLLEVRGLKVHFPVKSSLLKRTIGVVQAVDGIDLDVKRGEILGLVGESGCGKTTAGRAILRLIEATAGSVFFDGVDLFKLSQAEMKPYRADMQLVFQDPYSSLDPRSKVGDIVGEGLRVHGVNDAGERRERVLKALQLVGLTEAHMRRFPHEFSGGQRQRIGIARALVLNPKFIVCDEPVSALDVSIQSQVLNLLKDLQEELDLTLLFIAHDLSVVEHLCNRVAVMYLGKIVEVSSREQLFGSPQHPYTQALMSAIPVADPKAKRDRIILQGDPPSPLNPPPGCRFHTRCQEAIEVCSQVEPLLVDLSVNHLCACHVREAQMKQARAESLQLV encoded by the coding sequence ATGAGCGAGCCTCAGAACCTGTTAGAAGTCCGGGGATTGAAGGTCCATTTTCCCGTCAAAAGCAGCCTGCTCAAGCGCACCATCGGCGTGGTCCAGGCCGTGGACGGCATCGACCTCGACGTGAAGCGCGGCGAGATCCTGGGGCTGGTGGGCGAATCCGGCTGCGGCAAGACGACGGCGGGCCGCGCGATCCTGCGCCTGATCGAAGCAACAGCAGGATCGGTCTTTTTTGATGGTGTGGACCTGTTCAAGCTGAGCCAGGCCGAGATGAAGCCGTACCGCGCCGACATGCAGCTCGTGTTTCAGGACCCGTACTCGTCGCTCGATCCGCGCTCGAAGGTGGGCGACATCGTGGGCGAGGGGCTGCGCGTGCACGGCGTGAACGACGCCGGCGAACGCCGCGAGCGCGTGCTGAAAGCGTTGCAACTGGTCGGCCTGACGGAGGCGCACATGCGGCGCTTCCCGCACGAGTTTTCCGGCGGGCAGCGGCAGCGCATCGGCATCGCGCGGGCGCTGGTGCTCAACCCCAAGTTCATTGTGTGTGACGAGCCGGTGTCCGCGCTGGACGTCTCGATCCAGTCGCAGGTGCTGAATCTGCTCAAGGACCTTCAGGAAGAACTCGACCTCACGCTGCTGTTCATCGCGCACGACTTGAGCGTGGTGGAGCACCTGTGCAACCGCGTGGCGGTGATGTACCTGGGCAAGATCGTCGAGGTTAGCAGCCGCGAGCAGTTATTCGGCAGCCCGCAGCATCCCTACACCCAGGCGCTGATGTCCGCGATCCCGGTGGCGGACCCGAAGGCCAAGCGCGACCGCATCATCCTGCAGGGCGATCCGCCCAGCCCGCTGAATCCGCCGCCCGGCTGCCGCTTCCATACGCGCTGCCAGGAGGCGATCGAGGTATGCTCGCAGGTCGAGCCGCTGCTGGTGGACCTGAGCGTGAATCACCTGTGCGCGTGCCACGTGCGCGAGGCGCAGATGAAGCAGGCCCGCGCGGAGTCCTTGCAACTAGTGTAG
- a CDS encoding MDR family MFS transporter has protein sequence MKRTLRAGRFSAQMWLLAGGTFLGSLSLSLIWPFLTIYIREQLDVPLTTVTSLFTLQSVAGLAGTMVISPLMDHFGRRNAMVIGLVASSLNLVAMSGADTLWQWAILVPLYGVVNSVFRIGSYAMVADMVDSSDRAEVFALLRMGDNLGIALGPALGGLLISVGYTLTYLLAAAIQVVLAVFVLTMLHETLPEHGAPSASGVRVPSLGYGPLLRDRVFMSVWGFYILVQIANSMVFMLLGVYVKENYAINEEMYGWIIVVNAVLIVAFQYAVTRRTDRHAPLPVLMLGALLYAAGLGIFALSRDVAGFVLGMSVLTFGEMVIVPTATTVTAHLAPVDMRARYMGAFSLSFRIGSGVGPVAGGWLSEAVAPAATWYGGGTVCLIAAAGYLVLGRIPAFGARLAPQPVEAEPTA, from the coding sequence GTGAAGCGCACCTTGCGCGCCGGGCGATTCTCGGCGCAGATGTGGCTGCTCGCCGGGGGCACGTTCCTGGGCAGCCTGAGCCTGAGCCTGATCTGGCCGTTCCTCACCATTTACATCCGCGAGCAGCTCGACGTGCCGCTGACCACCGTCACGTCGCTGTTCACGCTGCAATCGGTCGCCGGACTGGCGGGCACGATGGTCATCAGCCCGCTGATGGACCACTTCGGGCGCAGGAACGCGATGGTGATCGGGCTGGTGGCGAGCAGTCTGAATCTGGTGGCGATGAGCGGCGCGGATACGCTGTGGCAGTGGGCGATCCTCGTGCCGTTGTACGGCGTGGTGAACAGCGTGTTCCGCATCGGCAGCTACGCGATGGTCGCGGATATGGTCGATTCCAGCGACCGCGCGGAGGTCTTCGCGCTGCTGCGGATGGGCGACAACCTGGGGATCGCGTTGGGTCCGGCGTTGGGCGGGCTGCTGATCTCGGTCGGCTACACGCTGACGTACCTCCTTGCCGCCGCGATCCAGGTCGTGCTGGCCGTGTTCGTGCTGACCATGCTGCACGAGACGCTGCCGGAGCACGGCGCGCCGTCCGCGTCCGGGGTGCGAGTCCCGTCGCTCGGCTACGGGCCGCTGCTGCGCGATCGCGTCTTTATGAGCGTGTGGGGCTTTTACATTCTGGTGCAGATCGCCAACTCGATGGTGTTCATGCTGCTGGGCGTGTACGTCAAGGAGAATTACGCGATCAACGAGGAGATGTACGGCTGGATCATCGTGGTGAACGCCGTGCTGATCGTCGCGTTCCAGTACGCCGTGACGCGCCGCACCGACCGCCACGCGCCGCTGCCCGTGCTGATGCTGGGTGCGCTGCTGTACGCCGCCGGGCTGGGGATCTTTGCCCTCAGCCGCGATGTGGCGGGCTTCGTGTTGGGAATGTCCGTGCTGACATTCGGGGAAATGGTGATCGTGCCCACCGCGACGACCGTCACCGCCCACCTCGCGCCGGTCGATATGCGGGCGCGCTATATGGGCGCGTTCAGCCTGTCGTTCCGCATTGGGTCGGGGGTGGGGCCGGTCGCCGGGGGGTGGCTGAGCGAGGCTGTCGCGCCTGCGGCGACGTGGTATGGTGGCGGGACGGTGTGCCTGATCGCCGCCGCCGGATACCTGGTACTGGGTCGTATTCCGGCATTCGGGGCGCGGCTCGCGCCGCAACCGGTGGAGGCCGAACCCACCGCATAA
- a CDS encoding serine/threonine-protein kinase, with translation MANDLFANLSLHDPIGAGFFGTVYEGNDPVQGKVAVKVLTQKEDESDERWNLRKATLLNEGQRLKDAEHDHVVRVYGLLESTHGSEVYLVMEYCENGSLQQCFERGPMQLRPLRKYLTEAALGLQAIHAREMIHRDLKPSNILLDSSDHAKIADFGLVTNDLLLGYGSGQGYADHLAKEVYETGLTSVRTDVFAFGMTAYRLLHGEEFYSEQLPPRQLIRDGGFPGKLKWLPNIPQEWRRFIRKALHDDTNSRLQSASEILNKLAAMPVEPDWECTYSPEEVVWQHWHRSRRIEVRWQGKTLRTQSWSAISYPHTTTGRTRRLDGSAAISKGQAIRELERFFAGYRS, from the coding sequence ATGGCGAACGATCTCTTTGCAAATTTATCGCTTCACGATCCCATTGGTGCTGGTTTTTTTGGTACGGTCTATGAAGGGAACGATCCAGTACAAGGAAAAGTAGCGGTAAAAGTTCTTACCCAAAAGGAAGATGAGTCTGATGAAAGATGGAATCTTCGAAAAGCGACTTTGTTGAATGAAGGGCAACGTCTTAAAGATGCTGAACATGATCACGTTGTAAGGGTATATGGGCTTCTTGAATCCACCCATGGTAGCGAAGTTTATTTGGTGATGGAGTACTGTGAAAATGGCAGTTTGCAGCAGTGCTTTGAACGTGGTCCTATGCAACTTCGACCCCTGCGAAAGTACTTGACGGAAGCAGCACTTGGACTCCAGGCTATACACGCTCGTGAAATGATTCACCGTGATCTTAAGCCGTCCAATATTCTTCTCGATAGTTCAGATCATGCAAAGATTGCCGATTTTGGACTCGTTACGAATGATTTACTTCTAGGTTATGGGTCTGGACAGGGCTATGCAGATCATTTAGCTAAAGAAGTTTACGAAACAGGACTTACGAGTGTGCGGACTGACGTTTTCGCATTTGGGATGACCGCGTACCGTCTTCTGCATGGAGAGGAATTTTATTCTGAGCAGCTTCCTCCACGCCAACTGATACGCGATGGAGGATTTCCTGGCAAGCTGAAATGGCTTCCTAATATACCTCAAGAATGGCGTCGTTTTATTCGCAAAGCATTGCATGATGACACGAATAGTCGGTTGCAGAGTGCTAGCGAAATTCTAAATAAACTTGCAGCAATGCCAGTTGAACCTGATTGGGAATGCACATACAGTCCTGAAGAGGTAGTTTGGCAACACTGGCATCGTAGCCGAAGGATAGAAGTTAGGTGGCAGGGGAAAACCTTACGGACCCAGAGCTGGAGCGCCATAAGCTATCCTCATACCACTACTGGTCGCACGAGACGGCTAGATGGTTCGGCAGCGATTAGCAAAGGGCAGGCAATAAGAGAACTTGAAAGATTCTTTGCAGGTTACAGAAGCTAG